The segment TATGAGCAAGGCCAAATTTGACAGGACAAAGCCGCACATAAACATAGGGACAATAGGTCATGTAGACCACGGCAAGACCAGCCTAACAGCGGCAATAACAAAAGTATTAAGCACAAGAGGACTGGCAGAATTTCTTGCATACGAAAACATAGACAAAGCCCCTGAAGAAAGAGAAAGGGGATTAACCATAAGCATAAGCCATGTAGAATACCAGACAGACAAAAGACACTACGCCCATATAGACTGTCCTGGCCATGCAGACTATGTAAAAAACATGATAACCGGAGCAGCCCAGATGGACGGGGCAGTCCTTGTTGTATCAGCGGCAGACGGCCCGATGCCACAGACAAGAGAGCACATACTATTAGCAAAACAGGTAGGGGTTCCTGCCATGGTAGTATTCCTCAACAAAACAGACATGGTAGACGACAAAGAACTCATGGAACTTGTGGAATTAGAAGTAAGAGAACTATTAAACAAATACAAATTTCCAGGAGACGAGATACCCATAGTAAAAGGGAGCGCATTAAAGGCCCTTGAATGCGGATGCGGCAAAAAAGAATGCAAAAGCTGCGGCCCGATACTCCAACTTCTTGACACCATAGACACCTACATCAAAGAACCGAAAAGAGACATAGACAAACCGTTCATCATGCCCATAGAAGACGTATTCTCAATATCCGGCAGAGGAACAGTCGTAACCGGCAGAGTAGAAAGAGGAGTAATAAAAGTAGGAGAAGAAATAGAAATAGTAGGCATAAAGCCGACCCAGAAGACAGTAGCAACCGGCATAGAGATGTTCAGAAAACTCCTTGACGAAGGCAGGGCCGGAGACAACGTAGGAGTCCTGCTCCGAGGCACAAAGAAAGAAGAAGTAGAGAGGGGACAGGTATTAGCCAAGCCCGGCACAATAACCCCGCACACAAAATTCAAGGCAGAGATATATGTGCTGACAAAAGAAGAAGGCGGGAGACACACACCATTTTTCAACGGATACAGACCGCAGTTCTACTTCAGGACTACGGATGTAACCGGGGTAGCCACATTGCCGCAGGGAGTAGAGATGGTAATGCCCGGAGACAATACCAACCTTGATGTAGAGCTTATAATGCCCATAGCAATGGACGAGGGTTTAAGATTTGCGATAAGAGAAGGCGGAAGGACAGTTGGCGCAGGGGTGGTAACGAAAATAATTGCATAAATGCAAATTGAAAAATGCAAAGTGCAAATTGTGAAGTGAAAAAACAATTAAAATTTACAATTTAAAATTTGCAATTTTCATTTTACAATGGAGCGAAGCGACATGAAAGACCAGAAGATAAGGATAAGATTAAAGGCATACGACCACAGGCTGTTAGACCACTCTGTCAAAGAGATTGTAGA is part of the Deltaproteobacteria bacterium genome and harbors:
- the tuf gene encoding elongation factor Tu; protein product: MSKAKFDRTKPHINIGTIGHVDHGKTSLTAAITKVLSTRGLAEFLAYENIDKAPEERERGLTISISHVEYQTDKRHYAHIDCPGHADYVKNMITGAAQMDGAVLVVSAADGPMPQTREHILLAKQVGVPAMVVFLNKTDMVDDKELMELVELEVRELLNKYKFPGDEIPIVKGSALKALECGCGKKECKSCGPILQLLDTIDTYIKEPKRDIDKPFIMPIEDVFSISGRGTVVTGRVERGVIKVGEEIEIVGIKPTQKTVATGIEMFRKLLDEGRAGDNVGVLLRGTKKEEVERGQVLAKPGTITPHTKFKAEIYVLTKEEGGRHTPFFNGYRPQFYFRTTDVTGVATLPQGVEMVMPGDNTNLDVELIMPIAMDEGLRFAIREGGRTVGAGVVTKIIA